From one Rubrobacter xylanophilus genomic stretch:
- a CDS encoding PAS domain S-box protein yields MSGADAETEKILASDRRPLRVLLIEDSEDDVLLLLRELRRAGYEPEHEVVCTAGGMERALDRGRWDIILSDHSMPAFSSFAALELLRRRGLSDELPFILVSGKIGEEAAAAAMKAGAHDYVMKDNLTRLGAAIERELRETEVRRERRRAERRYRLMFEQSPLSIQIFSPDGRMLSANRAWRRLWGVEPEQVAGYNVLEDPQLLAGGVMPYIREGFAGRAAVIPPVRYEPDRTIPGVSPVSYRWVRAFIYPVVGEEGEVQEVVLIHEDITETREAWEALREAERRYRSIFENAVEGIFQSTPEGELITANPAMARMLGYASAGELLACVKDITGIYADPGRRDEFRRLVEERGSVSGFELRLRRRDGSEIWVSLAGRAVRDASGKVVGYEGTLGDITGRKRAEEALRQSEELYRSVVEQAQENIMLVDLETRLILQSNPAFRRTLGYTEEELRGMSIYDIVAHDRRSIDWNIERIKSSGRYSPGERRYRRRDGSLAYMEVSVSVISYDGRDAMCVVAHDITGRKRAEEELRESEERYRAVVEQTAEGLFLHDPETRRIVATNRAFRRMFGYTEEELRGMSIYELVDDTPENVELNIRRTLENPDYYYVGERRYRRKDGSVLEVEGSGGVIYYAGRRVICSMVRDITERKRAERAMREIREAERRRISRELHDGVLQDLIYTLQSMQVEQHLSGGGGEERERQIDALRRAVEGLREAIYELRSGEMAERPLIRSVEALVELHRRRTPHREVRLAVSEDFPADLSGPAVAEIARVVQEALANVRRHSEAGLVEIGLHVEGEEAVVEIEDDGRGFDPAASGGGVGLVGMRERAQSLRGRLEVESRPGEGTRVRLRVPLSALSGLPASSRR; encoded by the coding sequence GTGTCTGGAGCGGACGCGGAGACGGAAAAGATCCTGGCTTCGGACCGCAGGCCGCTCAGGGTGTTGCTCATCGAGGACTCCGAGGACGATGTGCTGCTCCTGCTCCGGGAGCTGCGCCGGGCCGGGTACGAGCCCGAGCACGAGGTCGTCTGCACCGCTGGGGGGATGGAGCGGGCGCTTGATCGGGGACGGTGGGACATCATCCTCTCCGACCACTCCATGCCCGCCTTCAGCTCCTTTGCGGCGCTCGAGCTGCTGCGCCGCCGGGGGCTCTCCGACGAGCTGCCGTTTATCCTCGTCTCCGGCAAGATAGGCGAGGAGGCCGCGGCGGCGGCCATGAAGGCGGGGGCCCACGACTACGTCATGAAGGACAACCTCACCCGCCTCGGGGCCGCCATCGAGCGCGAGCTGCGGGAGACGGAGGTGCGTCGGGAGCGGCGGCGGGCCGAGCGGCGCTACCGGCTCATGTTCGAACAGTCACCGCTGAGCATCCAGATCTTCTCCCCCGACGGCCGGATGCTGAGCGCCAACCGGGCCTGGCGGCGGCTGTGGGGTGTCGAACCGGAGCAGGTCGCCGGGTACAACGTCCTGGAGGACCCCCAGCTTCTGGCGGGCGGGGTCATGCCCTACATACGGGAGGGTTTTGCGGGCCGGGCCGCCGTCATACCTCCTGTCCGGTACGAGCCGGACCGCACCATACCCGGCGTCTCACCGGTCTCCTACCGCTGGGTGCGGGCCTTCATCTACCCGGTGGTGGGTGAGGAGGGCGAGGTACAGGAGGTCGTCCTCATCCACGAGGACATCACCGAGACCCGGGAGGCCTGGGAGGCCCTGCGGGAGGCCGAGAGGAGGTACCGTTCCATCTTCGAGAACGCGGTGGAGGGCATCTTCCAGAGCACCCCGGAGGGAGAACTCATCACCGCCAACCCCGCCATGGCACGCATGCTGGGCTATGCCTCCGCCGGGGAGCTCCTCGCCTGCGTAAAGGACATCACCGGGATCTACGCCGATCCCGGGCGCCGGGACGAGTTCCGTCGGCTGGTGGAGGAGCGGGGCTCCGTCTCCGGCTTCGAGCTCAGGCTCCGCCGGCGGGACGGCAGCGAGATCTGGGTCTCCCTCGCCGGGCGCGCCGTCCGGGACGCCTCCGGGAAGGTCGTGGGGTACGAGGGCACCCTGGGGGACATCACCGGGCGCAAGCGGGCCGAGGAGGCGCTCCGGCAGAGCGAGGAGCTCTACCGCTCCGTCGTCGAGCAGGCCCAGGAGAACATCATGCTGGTGGACCTCGAGACCCGGCTCATCCTGCAGTCCAACCCAGCCTTCCGCCGGACCCTCGGCTACACCGAGGAAGAGCTGCGGGGGATGAGCATCTACGACATCGTGGCCCACGACCGGCGGAGCATAGACTGGAACATCGAGAGGATAAAGAGTTCGGGCCGGTATTCACCGGGGGAGCGGCGATACCGGCGCAGGGACGGCTCGCTGGCATACATGGAGGTCAGCGTCAGCGTCATCTCCTACGACGGGCGGGACGCCATGTGCGTCGTCGCCCACGACATCACCGGGCGCAAGCGGGCCGAGGAGGAACTGCGGGAGAGCGAGGAGCGCTACCGGGCGGTCGTCGAGCAGACGGCCGAGGGGCTCTTTTTGCACGACCCCGAGACCCGGCGCATAGTGGCCACCAACCGCGCCTTCCGCCGGATGTTCGGCTACACCGAGGAGGAGCTGCGGGGGATGAGCATCTACGAGCTCGTCGACGACACCCCGGAGAACGTGGAGCTCAACATCCGGCGCACCCTCGAGAACCCCGACTACTACTACGTAGGGGAGCGGCGCTACCGGCGCAAGGACGGATCGGTGCTGGAGGTGGAGGGGAGCGGCGGCGTGATCTACTACGCCGGGCGCCGGGTAATCTGCTCCATGGTGCGGGACATAACCGAGCGCAAGCGGGCGGAGCGGGCGATGCGCGAGATCCGGGAGGCCGAGCGGCGCAGGATCTCGCGTGAGCTGCACGACGGGGTGCTGCAGGACCTGATCTACACCCTGCAGTCCATGCAGGTCGAGCAGCACCTCTCGGGAGGGGGCGGAGAGGAGCGCGAGCGCCAGATCGACGCCCTGCGGCGGGCGGTGGAGGGGCTGCGGGAGGCCATCTACGAGCTGCGCTCCGGAGAGATGGCCGAGCGACCTCTGATCCGCTCGGTGGAGGCGCTGGTGGAGCTGCACCGCAGGCGCACGCCGCACCGGGAGGTGCGGCTGGCGGTCTCAGAGGATTTCCCGGCCGACCTCTCGGGCCCGGCGGTCGCCGAGATCGCCCGCGTGGTGCAGGAGGCGCTCGCCAACGTCCGCCGGCACTCGGAAGCCGGGCTTGTGGAGATCGGTCTCCATGTAGAGGGAGAGGAGGCCGTAGTCGAGATAGAGGACGACGGGCGCGGCTTCGATCCCGCCGCCTCCGGCGGTGGGGTGGGGCTTGTGGGGATGCGGGAGCGGGCCCAGTCGCTGCGAGGCCGCCTGGAGGTGGAGAGCCGTCCCGGCGAGGGCACGAGGGTCCGGCTGCGCGTCCCGCTCTCCGCGTTGAGTGGTCTGCCGGCCTCCTCCCGCCGCTAG
- the dapF gene encoding diaminopimelate epimerase, giving the protein MTAFTKMHGAGNDFLVFRWEEVRGRDLPELARRACDRHFGVGADGILVPAPSRKADLRMIYHNSDGSPSEMCGNGLRCLARYARDRSLVPSNALTVETGSGIHEVVLREGGRLSRVEMGVPGFEPPVELGGRRFLRVSMGNPHAVAFLAAEEVESLDLRTAGPEVEHAPVFPDRTNVEFVHVRGPHELRMRIWERGAGETLASGSGSCAAAAAAIREGLANSPVRVILDGGTVEVEWAGGAEDVLYMSGPAEYVCEGRLLL; this is encoded by the coding sequence ATGACGGCGTTCACCAAGATGCACGGCGCGGGCAACGACTTCCTCGTCTTCCGGTGGGAGGAGGTGCGGGGCCGGGATCTCCCGGAGCTGGCCCGCCGGGCCTGCGACCGGCACTTCGGCGTCGGGGCCGACGGCATCCTTGTCCCTGCACCTTCCCGGAAGGCGGATCTGCGCATGATCTACCACAACTCCGACGGCTCCCCCTCGGAGATGTGCGGCAACGGCCTCCGGTGCCTGGCCCGCTACGCCCGCGACCGGAGCCTCGTCCCCTCGAACGCCCTCACCGTGGAGACGGGATCCGGGATCCACGAGGTGGTCCTCCGCGAAGGCGGGCGGCTGAGCCGGGTGGAGATGGGGGTTCCGGGGTTCGAACCGCCGGTGGAGCTGGGCGGCCGCCGTTTTCTGCGGGTCTCGATGGGCAACCCGCACGCGGTCGCCTTCCTCGCCGCGGAGGAGGTCGAGTCCCTCGACCTGCGCACCGCCGGGCCGGAGGTGGAACACGCCCCGGTCTTTCCGGACCGGACGAACGTGGAGTTCGTGCACGTCCGCGGGCCGCACGAGCTCAGGATGCGCATCTGGGAGCGGGGCGCGGGCGAGACGCTGGCCTCCGGCTCCGGGTCGTGCGCCGCGGCGGCCGCCGCGATCCGGGAGGGGCTCGCAAACAGCCCGGTACGGGTCATCCTGGACGGTGGCACGGTGGAGGTGGAGTGGGCCGGCGGGGCGGAGGACGTCCTGTACATGAGCGGGCCGGCCGAGTACGTCTGCGAGGGGCGGCTGCTCCTCTAG
- a CDS encoding LuxR C-terminal-related transcriptional regulator, translating into MQRVLLVEDHAAFRQALALLFDAEPGFEVAGQAGTLKEARRAALRARPRLTLGVIDLNLPDGDGSELIGELRRRNPEFAALVLTASLDRAEHARAVEAGAAGVLHKSAEVDEILDAARRLAVGEQLMSPQEVSEMIRLAGRSREEERLLRENAARLTPREREVLQALAEGLSNREIAERLHMSVDTERTHMVNILNKLGAHSRLQALVLAARAGVVRLGGG; encoded by the coding sequence TTGCAGCGCGTCCTTCTGGTGGAAGACCACGCCGCCTTCCGGCAGGCGCTCGCCCTGCTGTTCGACGCCGAGCCCGGTTTCGAGGTGGCCGGGCAGGCCGGGACGCTCAAGGAGGCCCGCCGCGCGGCCCTGCGGGCGAGACCGCGCCTGACGCTGGGCGTCATAGACCTCAACCTCCCGGACGGCGACGGTTCGGAGCTCATCGGGGAACTCCGGAGGCGGAACCCGGAGTTCGCCGCGCTGGTGCTCACCGCCAGCCTGGACAGAGCGGAGCACGCCCGGGCGGTCGAGGCCGGGGCGGCCGGGGTGCTGCACAAGAGCGCGGAGGTGGACGAGATCCTGGACGCCGCCCGGCGGCTCGCGGTGGGGGAGCAGCTCATGAGCCCGCAGGAGGTCTCGGAGATGATCCGGCTCGCCGGCAGAAGCCGCGAGGAGGAGCGTCTCCTGCGGGAGAACGCCGCCCGACTGACCCCCCGCGAGCGGGAGGTATTGCAGGCGCTGGCCGAGGGGCTGAGCAACCGGGAGATAGCCGAGCGGCTGCACATGAGCGTGGACACCGAGCGCACGCACATGGTGAACATCCTGAACAAACTGGGGGCGCACTCCCGGCTGCAGGCGCTGGTGCTCGCGGCCCGCGCCGGCGTGGTGCGGCTGGGGGGTGGCTAG
- the dapB gene encoding 4-hydroxy-tetrahydrodipicolinate reductase codes for MIRVTVVGAAGRMGREVCRAALEDPGVELAGGVVEPGSPDVGADLGELCGAGRAGLAASEEPPEDAGVLVEFTTPEATVEHLSYRLPAVIGTTGLSEEQRARVEEAARSVPIVLAPNMSAGVNLLLGAVRELAEKLAGYDVEIVEAHHRGKRDAPSGTALLLGRAATSGRGQRLEDVAVYGREGVSPRREGEIGIHALRGGAVVGEHRVIFYGAGEEVEVVHRALSRRTFAEGALRAARFAAAAKPGLYTMQDVLSARG; via the coding sequence GTGATCCGGGTAACGGTCGTCGGGGCCGCAGGGCGCATGGGCCGCGAGGTCTGCCGGGCGGCGCTGGAGGACCCGGGAGTGGAGCTGGCGGGCGGCGTCGTGGAGCCCGGCTCCCCCGATGTGGGCGCCGACCTGGGCGAGCTGTGCGGCGCCGGGAGGGCCGGGCTGGCCGCCTCGGAGGAGCCACCTGAGGACGCCGGGGTCCTCGTGGAGTTCACCACCCCCGAGGCCACGGTGGAGCACCTCTCCTACCGGCTGCCCGCGGTCATCGGGACGACCGGCCTCTCGGAGGAGCAGCGGGCGCGGGTCGAGGAGGCGGCCCGCAGCGTCCCGATCGTGCTCGCCCCGAACATGAGCGCCGGGGTGAACCTGCTGCTCGGGGCGGTGCGCGAGCTGGCGGAGAAGCTCGCAGGCTACGACGTGGAGATCGTGGAGGCCCACCACCGGGGCAAGCGGGACGCCCCCTCGGGGACCGCGCTGCTCCTGGGCCGGGCCGCCACCTCCGGGCGTGGGCAGCGGCTGGAGGACGTGGCGGTCTACGGGCGGGAGGGGGTCTCCCCGCGCCGGGAGGGGGAGATCGGGATCCACGCCCTGCGCGGCGGGGCGGTGGTCGGGGAGCACCGCGTGATCTTCTACGGGGCCGGGGAGGAGGTGGAGGTGGTCCACCGGGCTCTCTCGCGCCGCACGTTCGCCGAAGGGGCTCTGAGGGCCGCAAGGTTCGCCGCCGCGGCGAAACCCGGTCTGTACACGATGCAGGACGTGCTCTCCGCCCGAGGCTAG
- a CDS encoding response regulator — MVDQEYIRDKVILLVEDNPDDQLLTIRALKKHNIMNEVVIAKDGAEALDYLFGEGSYAGRDTSVMPQLVLLDLKLPKVDGLEVLRRMRADERTRLLPVVVLTSSREQQDLVDSYGLGANSYVRKPINFEQFTRAVEQLKLYWLVLNEAPPPIP, encoded by the coding sequence ATGGTGGATCAGGAATACATCCGGGACAAGGTGATCCTCCTGGTCGAGGACAACCCCGACGACCAGCTGCTCACCATCCGGGCGCTCAAGAAGCACAACATAATGAACGAGGTCGTCATCGCCAAAGACGGCGCGGAGGCCCTGGACTACCTGTTCGGAGAGGGCTCTTACGCCGGGCGGGACACGAGCGTGATGCCGCAGCTGGTGCTGCTGGACCTGAAGCTCCCGAAGGTGGACGGCCTGGAGGTCCTGCGCCGGATGCGCGCCGACGAGCGGACCCGACTGCTGCCGGTCGTGGTCCTCACCTCCTCCCGGGAGCAGCAGGACCTGGTGGACAGCTACGGGCTCGGGGCGAACAGCTACGTCCGCAAGCCGATCAACTTCGAGCAGTTCACCCGGGCCGTGGAGCAGCTCAAGCTGTACTGGCTGGTGCTGAACGAGGCCCCACCACCCATCCCCTAG
- a CDS encoding ATP-binding protein, with the protein MERDGLERLLLRARGLAVLRGVLESPAAQHMLELLEILACERPEPAAVARTFGRLWEELALEPYRLLPDAWQSHLVGRLLDDENAFSLASEMEGVTATLAEQARRDLRTLGGLFRLDGETVLGLVEETMAEAQGMWVPWSDPGCAGEDSPRRAVAGKLAAEEDWSRCLEIVSGYHARHGAGAFGRYRAFRWDGSALRPVTHPDPVRLADLVGYEREREPLVLNTERFLRGLPSHHVLLYGLPGTGKSSTVKALLNEYADDGLRLVEVAKEDLGDLPEVLARLRGRAPRFVLFVDDLSFEEHEVEYKALKALLEGSVEAPPENVRVYATSNRRNIVRESFADRGDGVAGDDVHARDTMHEKLSLAARFGLRLTFPPPDQRLYLRIVRELARRRGLEVPEERLVERALQWERWRTGRSGRTARQFVDELAAELARG; encoded by the coding sequence GCCTGCGAGCGGCCCGAGCCCGCCGCCGTGGCCCGGACCTTCGGCCGGCTGTGGGAGGAGCTCGCCCTCGAGCCCTACCGCCTGCTGCCGGACGCCTGGCAGTCGCACCTCGTCGGGCGCCTTCTGGACGACGAGAACGCCTTCTCTCTGGCCTCGGAGATGGAGGGGGTCACCGCCACGCTTGCGGAGCAGGCCCGCCGCGACCTGCGCACGCTCGGCGGTCTCTTCCGGCTCGACGGAGAGACGGTGCTCGGCCTGGTGGAGGAGACGATGGCGGAGGCGCAGGGGATGTGGGTTCCCTGGAGCGACCCCGGCTGTGCCGGGGAGGATTCTCCGCGCCGTGCAGTGGCCGGAAAGCTGGCGGCGGAGGAGGATTGGAGCCGGTGTCTCGAGATCGTTTCCGGTTACCACGCCCGGCATGGAGCGGGGGCTTTCGGGCGCTACCGGGCGTTCCGGTGGGATGGGAGCGCCCTGCGGCCCGTCACCCATCCGGACCCGGTGCGGCTCGCGGACCTCGTCGGCTACGAGCGGGAGCGGGAACCGCTCGTCCTCAACACCGAGCGCTTCCTGCGGGGGCTTCCCTCCCACCACGTCCTGCTCTACGGGCTGCCCGGCACCGGCAAGTCCTCCACCGTCAAGGCGCTGCTCAACGAGTACGCGGATGACGGGTTGCGGCTCGTCGAGGTGGCCAAGGAGGACCTCGGGGACCTCCCGGAGGTGCTGGCGCGGTTGCGCGGACGCGCCCCGCGCTTCGTGCTCTTCGTGGACGACCTCTCCTTCGAGGAGCACGAGGTCGAGTACAAGGCCCTCAAGGCGCTACTCGAGGGCAGCGTCGAGGCGCCGCCGGAGAACGTGCGCGTCTACGCCACCTCCAACCGCCGCAACATCGTGCGGGAGAGCTTCGCCGATCGCGGCGATGGCGTCGCCGGCGACGACGTACACGCCCGCGACACGATGCACGAGAAGCTCTCGCTGGCGGCTCGCTTCGGGCTGCGCCTCACCTTCCCTCCTCCCGATCAGCGGTTGTACCTCCGGATCGTTCGGGAGCTCGCCCGGCGGCGGGGGCTCGAAGTGCCCGAGGAGAGGCTCGTCGAGCGGGCCCTGCAATGGGAGCGCTGGCGCACCGGGCGCAGCGGGCGCACCGCCAGGCAGTTCGTGGACGAACTGGCGGCGGAGCTTGCGCGGGGCTAG
- a CDS encoding helix-turn-helix domain-containing protein: MVGSIKAGKDPHLREVVFMDDGGELCLEERVAQLRREGLSAEEIARVMGVDPGWVEALLSAWGED, translated from the coding sequence ATGGTGGGTAGTATAAAGGCGGGTAAGGATCCCCACCTCAGGGAGGTGGTTTTCATGGATGATGGCGGGGAGCTTTGCCTTGAGGAGCGGGTCGCGCAGCTGCGGCGGGAGGGTCTGTCCGCCGAGGAGATAGCACGGGTGATGGGGGTGGATCCGGGGTGGGTGGAGGCCCTGCTCTCCGCCTGGGGGGAGGACTAG